One window of Ailuropoda melanoleuca isolate Jingjing chromosome 3, ASM200744v2, whole genome shotgun sequence genomic DNA carries:
- the LOC100476264 gene encoding caltrin-like protein 1 codes for MSVLSSRIKAIFIIFLVFPLYSETSFAPLTEVGPVMPNCARFSPGRGDCTREWDPICASDGVTYGNTCVFCREKGNNVYFSRFGTC; via the exons ATGTCTGTCCTCTCATCACGGATCAAAgctattttcatcattttcttggtGTTTCCTCTTTATTCTG AAACATCTTTCGCACCTCTGACTGAAGTCGGACCTGTG ATGCCGAACTGTGCACGATTTTCACCTGGGCGAGGTGATTGCACCAGAGAATGGGATCCAATCTGTGCAAGTGATGGTGTAACATATGGCAACACATGTGTTTTCTGCAGGGAAAAGGG GAATAACGTATATTTTTCACGTTTTGGTACTTGTTGA
- the GZMA gene encoding granzyme A has protein sequence MESQYIDGVSQELTQIFMLIDVGTAATMRNSCTILASSLSIAIFILLIPGDFCVEIIGGNQVSPHSRPYMVLLKGEKICAGALIAKDWVLTAAHCVLTRKSQVILGAHSISKTESEKQIMYVKKEFPYPCFDRDTHEGDLKLLQLNKKAKINKNVSILPLPKTGVDVKPGTVCRVAGWGRIHNNSPQSDTLREVNITVIDRRICNDEKHYNYNPVIGLNMICAGSPKGGKDSCNGDSGSPLICEGIVRGITAFGLPGKCGDPRGPGIYTLLSWKYLSWIIKTMKGLV, from the exons ATGGAGTCTCAATATATAGACGGAGTCAGTCAAGAACTAACACAGATTTTCATGCTGATTGATGTGGGGACAGCAGCCACAATGAGGAACTCCTGTACGATTCTGGCGTCTTCTCTCTCAATTGCCATTTTTATCCTGCTGATTCCTGGAG ATTTCTGTGTAGAAATTATTGGAGGAAATCAAGTGAGTCCTCATTCAAGACCCTACATGGTGCtacttaaaggagaaaaaatctgTGCTGGGGCTCTGATCGCAAAAGACTGGGTATTGACTGCAGCTCACTGTGTCCT GACCAGGAAGTCCCAGGTCATTCTTGGAGCTCACTCAATATCCAAAACAGAGTCCGAGAAacagataatgtatgtaaagaaaGAGTTTCCTTATCCGTGCTTTGACCGGGACACGCATGAGGGGGATCTGAAGCTTTTACAG ctgaacaaaaaagcaaaaattaataaaaatgtgagtATCCTCCCTCTCCCTAAGACGGGGGTTGATGTCAAACCGGGAACCGTGTGTCGAGTTGCAGGCTGGGGCAGAATTCACAATAACTCACCTCAGTCTGATACCCTGAGAGAAGTCAATATCACCGTCATAGACCGAAGAATCTGCAACGATGAAAAGCACTATAATTATAATCCTGTGATTGGACTGAATATGATCTGTGCCGGCAGCCCCAAAGGTGGAAAAGACTCGTGCAAT GGGGATTCTGGAAGCCCTTTGATATGTGAGGGTATTGTTCGAGGCATTACTGCCTTTGGCCTTCCAGGGAAATGCGGAGACCCTCGAGGACCTGGCATCTATACTCTTCTCTCATGGAAGTATCTCAGCTGGATAATTAAGACTATGAAGGGGTTAGTTTAG